The following nucleotide sequence is from Zea mays cultivar B73 chromosome 1, Zm-B73-REFERENCE-NAM-5.0, whole genome shotgun sequence.
cctttcgggtaaggtagtcatccactagctttcctaattaatcagccaagggcgtcccattaaacccttgtggtagcactgttttcccgggtggttctccatgttccaattaacataatgatcttatcatgaacagtaaataataactgataataaaagataatcatgaataaaatgtatctccatacccataaccacataaagcaatagcaagtactacccaaaaagtgtagtggtaatcaaggtataaagatagtcaaactggggtaacctattgggtcccatcaaaattaacctatgcagatcattatgattaattagaacatgagtgggtaaaaagaagtgatcaagggcacaacttgcctgggacttgagatttccaggtaccaggatgatcttcagatgacacgtgtcctcacgctagtcgtagcattacaaacaaacagtgtataggcaaaattaacattacaccaaacataagaatacactgcataataataatctacgcgtcgctacgagatcgtgggaacaagaattactaaattcggagctacggttaccaagttatgattttccgaagatccacgtggttaaatatagaatagactaaatgcaacattttaacctatatttcatgacaaaacaaaggtaccagatgataataaatattattgtgagactaatgcaactagaatggatctaaACGGAGTTATGGTTATTGGGTTATGAACTTTTGAGGTCATTAAgctcctagaatagattaattcaaatgaacaaatttaattcaagtttcatggctaaacagaggcactagatgatgaacaatatgaaaacaaaattattgcaactggaatgagtcaatttggggctaaaatgaattaactatgaattatgcaagtttatggaattattttcacactaaaaacctatttctttattaatttatgaatatcctaagtgttctggactgggcacaataTTTCTTAAAAGATCAGGGGCCTAAATCACAATATTCCCAAGACTCAGTATTCCCacagtgtggactgcgggttgtttatcGGGTTCTACGGGGTCTCTTCAGTAAAATTGCCACAGCGAAAGGGTATCAGTGATCGTGAGTCGCCCGATTAGAATCTGAGGGTCCAGATCAAGCCTATAACTTAACCGGACCGATACGCAATCGTGGTCGCAGGATCAATCATCCACGACCCGGATTCGAGATAGGCGAAGGGGTATGTTCCGCCTAATCCCGATCGTCGTTTGTGATTCCAACGGCCCGAAGGCCATCTCCTTCCCAACGGCCGACCCAACGGTGGACGCTCCAGCGCACGCGGTGGTGGCTCGCCGGAGCCACCCGCTTCTGCACTACCGAGCACTGCTTGCCAATATAACAGATGCTACACAATGCGGGTATGGTGGTGATCACGTGGAATAACAATTACCTTCTATGGAGCAGTGGCGTCACCGGCCCACGGACCGAGGCGACACCGCGGCAACCACCGGCTCCGGAGAGCAAATAAGACAGCGACGGGTGATCCCAAAGCTCGAAGGTGCCCCCGAGCTTTTCCCTGTGGCCCACCCTTTCCCCGGAATGGGTCTTTGAGGTCGATACCGCGGCCATGGTGAGATGCCGCGCGACGGCGCGGAGTTGGTGGGGAAACAACTCTTGTCTTCCACACGACGATGGTGGTATGGAGTGGCGGCTCACGGGTGGATGGAGGGGGGTCCCAGGTGCTCGGCTGGTTTTATAGTCAGAGGGAAAGCGCGACAGAGGCGGGGATTTGGCcaccgcgcagattccgcggcgagTTCGGTAGCCAACTTCAAGTACAACAAGAAATTCCGAGTTCCCCAGCCACCAATCCCGTAGAGCACGCCCACGGTAACCCCCAATGAACCATGGCGCTACTCATCGGGTCTCAATGAATGGCGGGAGCACGGGTCGGCCATGGCGGATGTTTGGCCTTATCACATGATGCGTCCCTGTTCACAACGCCCAGCTCCAACTTCGGTTATGGATGGAGGGTCATCGTGTGCGGTAGTTCTTATAGTGCCCAGGGACGAGGTTCGAGCGGAACAAGACGCGACATGCTCGGCGAATTTTTTTCCTCTCGGTTGTTACGACCCGCTCCCAACAACCGGAGGAGGGAGACAATCCTGATGGGCTGTCCCCACGGCATCAGCGGCACAAGGCAGCGCACGCGCGTTTGTGAGGGTTGGCTGCTGACGCGGCCGTTCCAGGGAGACCGACAAAAGGGGCCCACCTAGAAGTGTCATGGAGAAAAATAAACAGGGAAGGGGAGAAGTGGGCCGAGCGAGGCATGAAGTTGGGTCCGCAGTGCTGGTTTTGGCCCATCGGGTgagccattctttttcttttttttctatttcttatCTTTAGATTTCTACAATTTCAAGACCAAAGCAAATCCAGTTTTAGGATTCCATTATAGACTAAATGTACAACACAACAACCAAACACTAATGCAAGTGTATTTCTGATCATTTACTTACTTACAATTATATATACCTTGAAGTAAATGCCTTAAAACATATAGTAAAGAATAATTCACCTGTTATTTATTTTAGGAAGATTTCATTCTTTTTTTGTGTGCCCATTTAAGAGTTAATTCAAGAGTGAATATTTGCATCTTACTTATTTTGCGGGATAGACATTTATATACTATATTAAAAGTTACTTGAATACTTTGAAAGGTGTTCCCAATCTTATAGTTCATGAAAGAAACACTCCCTTCATACCATCATTTATTGTTTATTTTCTTCTAAGTCTAGTTCCATTTTTTAACTCCACTATTTTGGGCAAACTTTTATGAATCCCCAAAattaggattttgggtgttacatattctttccgtttggaaagggtactttgggttaacaactcgggttaatgctaaaacctggctctctactagtaaataataacctgaccaactaaaagcaactgcttgacttaaccccacataaagctagtccactgcagccaaacaggacatttgctgaatatgttgatgtgtactcacccttgctctacatacCAAACCCCCTTCCCTAGGTTGTccatgttgcaaccactgctcaggagaagttgaagccgtggaggaagacttccaggagttccaagagtacgacgagttttaggcgtgggttagcggcaacccccaatcggctgcctatgaaggccgcgtgtatctacgtttcgttttcgcactttgattattgttaaagactacgtggatgtctcagacatatgatgtaatcgactattattactcttttatgttattatttgagcactgtgtgatgatgtccagttatgtaactgctgtgtacgtgaattgctgatcctagcacgtacatggttcgcattcggtttgccttctaaaaccgggtgtgacagaaaccTGCACCACCGGtgccacgacgcgacacgaaccagcaaccagataggcgctgggagaagaggcctcgtgaggaggtccacgccgccggaccacccatcGCTCAGGCCCGAGGTGCGCCCCACGGAGGTGAACGGACActggatgacatcctcgacgTCTAGtggccataccacaaggacatgcgccacaccctatggaactgcagggacttcaagcattccgtcggacaCGACCGACCGTTCTAGCCtctgccacctcccccaccacgaggagggtcCAGCGAGCCTAGGCAGCCTCAGCAACTAGAAGGGGGAAGGAGTGGAGCATTCCCacacgttgacagggaggtcaacgtcatcattggaggacatgggtcgcaggagaatagaaggcagcagaagctcaATGACCGACAGGTCCTGGCGGCAACCACCATTGCCCCAGCTCCTTATCGGTGGTCAGAGCACGTGATAACCTTCAGCCGGAcgaatcagtggctcaacttcgaccaccccagcaagtacctactcctcgttgatccggtgattcgagagagcagggtaaagaaagtaatagtggacgggggaagtagCATTAACattaccttcccccggacactcctagCCTTGGGGGTTGCACTCAAAGACCTCACCGAGTCAGATACACCCTTCTTCGGTATCATGCCGACCAAAGGAGAGTACACACTCGGGCACATATACGTCACCTTTGGGACTCTGGAGAACTAcaaaaccgagttcctgaggttcgaggtggcatgtTTCGACTACGGGTACAACGCTATCATCGGTAGGCCAGgactggcgaagttcatggccattccgcactacttgtggcagaacctcccaagttattgggcccacatgcacctgtccttgtctcaaagacctcagacagatatgcatgtgcaccagataacttaacaggatccgtccgagtgtcccaaggacctcggataaaccacttacaaccaggatcgcaagattaagtaaacacaaatcacacaccaacattttgcagcggaaaatcttattaccaaattttacaagttacaacaagtttacattgtatttatcggagtgattacaaaagtggttTAAAGGAATAACTTTgagatgttataaattatttgtaagtttgaaatatatgctagctcaagtgaccatcctcaataagaagtatagaagaattacttagacttataagaaggccgagcccaccggcacttaacaccatcaacagcagcacaaaactataacctgaaaaacaacagggaataaaaccctgagtatggaattactcagcaagacttacccgactaaagaaaagactctcaagggtatgctggctagagggattcaaggtatggcttatcaagaatcaaagactctgttttgcagaagagcttactagtagtaaatccttatgccaaaattttacttcacaagtttagtatttttcctgaatctagatttgcctaatctagagcatccACTTGTCCTGGTCTAGCTTTCTTTTAGCCAATTCATATTTCACTTGTCAACTACGATGAGTGGTCGGAGGGTAGAGTCTCCATGaccgaggagcaacgacgattcgaaccgattatacccagctggggatccctaaccacacgacatatgtagcacttaatccttgcatatgtcaaccgttcccacagatcctccacaacgtgaaccggtccgcgctacccgggagcacagtactcctccatccagcctctagccaggagggtacacgctactcccaccatctcccacgcccagtgcgcggttgtcttttcacgtatggaatagccgggttcaggcttaccggagcatgtggctagttgcaaggtctccaccacaacaggcctacatcgaacggtccttaatcgacacagacgggcgaccacGTCCGCTCAGCGTCTGGTCTAGATGTATTCAAACCATTTTCCCATTTTTGGTACCCGACAGGGGTACTCTTTTCCAAATGATGAACCCACTCCGGCCGAAGTGGAATCATCACCATAAGTTTGCTTTGATTTTTGAAACGAAAGGCCCATAACCAATGTTCCACAATCATTCTTTTTGAAAACAAATGATTTTTTAgtttctaagcagggctaagcattatcAGTTCTTTTTATAAAACCGGGATTAAGGAGTttccaaggaatggtaatgcatcaattgtttatcacacaactcctatcacctaatgcatcagatAAGGtgaaaaagcatttaaaacacaaggaaggggcaaatgcaccggggcttgcctggaataacactacgttagtgttggTTAGACGATGTCCGCTTGACGAGTATCCCTCGACCGAGCACTTGCTTAatttaaccatcttcaggttggTCCATCAGCTTCATCCTGCGGATTTAGCAcgtgcttggggtcgacttggctcgtcttccgcatcacatgattatttatcgtacctcatgagatgcacgatgcacatgtatgagcacaAGTAGAACGAGTATAAGATAGATACTCTATACTAAAAAGGATGAAACACTTAAAATCAAGCATTAAGCACCATGGATATCATAGCAGAGCATCGACTACATTCATTAACCAAATTGACCTAATAACACTAGAAAATCTATTTTTATTCCTAGCTTTTTATTAACTCTCTAAACTGTGTAACTTAATTACTTGATTTAGCGAGCTATCTAAATCGATCATCACAATATACGCATGCTAAATTCATAATATTTACTGTGACCAACAATTCTATTTAATCTATTTATAGACCTAGTTAACGGGAATACGAATCAACTTACCCTGACTAATTCGACGCGATAGTTGCAAGCACGAGGATGGTTCCCGGTTGACGTCTTTGATCACATATGGCTGGCGAGTGATGCACACACGACGCGACGACGAGATTGAGTATGAAGCGAGCTGACGAGGTGTGATCGAGCAGCTTAGCGCGAGCTTTGGCCACCAGCAAGCGCAGTATCGACGACGAGGATCGAGGCGGGGTTGACTAGCACGACAAGCCCATGCAGTGGGcaagggccaacggtcgggagatGGCAGCACGGTTCAGGCAAGCCCGCGCAAACACTGAACGAGGAAAACGACGGCTCGCCGACACACGAAGCTATCACCTCCCAGTTGGACATTCCGTCGAGCATCGGATAAGCGACGCACGGAACAGTACTGTCTTCTCTAATCCCAGCTCGATATCGAGGATCCACCGACTGCAAGCACCTACACTACTCCTGCACATCCAAGACAACGGCCAAGCGAGCACGAAGCCGCGCGAGGAAACAGAGCGCGCGCAGGGCGACGGGCACCGCGGCACGTCAGGGAGCCGGACGCGGCACACAAGGAGATCCACGGCTGGAAAAACGCCGGCCAGCAGAGAAGTAGAGGTGAGGGCGCACCATGGACATAGAAGGCAGTGCGCACCCACGGAACGAGCAGAGGCGAGCGTGTAGCGTCCGATGGGTGAGCGACTGGAGCAGGGTGCGGCTGAGGAATGGGCAGAGGCCAAGCTGGGGCACCGCAGCGCCGGAGAGGACGCGCAGAAAGAATCCACGGCGAGGGAGCTCGGGGGAAACCGCGGCGCGTGCGCAGGGACGAGCAGGGCATAGAGAGCAGGACGCCGAGCGCTAGTCACCGGAGCAGGGAGCTGGGCGAACTCCATGGGTGAGCAGGAGTCGAGCTCGCAGGGGAAGAGGCTAGGGGAAGCCGAGCGGTCGAGCTGAGCTACGGTGGCCATGGCGACAAGCGAACAGAGGGGAGGGGCGCTGGGGAAGAGAGCGGCGTTGGGggccgggcggccgagctcggCTGGGAGTTGGGGCTGGGCGCTGGAGAAGTGGAGAGGCTGGGCGTGCAGGAAGCTGAAGCTTGCAGGGAATCCGGCGCTGGGAGCTTCGAGCAGAGGATCCACATCCGACCAGGCGCCGGGGAGAAGAGGAGCAGAGGCTGGGCGAGTCACCAGGGAGAGGCGACCGCGCCATGGGGGCTCGGTAGGGAGCAGGGCAGGGGCACTCGGCTAAGAGCAGAAGATGGACACCGCGATGGGATTTTTATCCAGGGTGGCCGAGCGGATGGGAACGAGGCAACGGCGGTGAGAAAAATTTTGAGCAGAGCGGCGGCAGGGATAAGGGAAGAAGACGGCTGGAAGGATAGAGCCGCGAGATTTTTCTTCCTGAGCATATGAGAATAGCAGAAAGCAGAGCGCGTAGGGAAAAAAATCTGGGAGGGGCGACGAGATAGGGAAGAAGACGCTGAAGAAGATAAGGGAATTCAGATTTTGAATCCTACGCGAGATACAAACAGGGTAGACCAAAATGAAATCGTACTCTATATTTTAATCAGCTTTTATTTACTTAGAAATTAGATAAAAATTTATTTGGTAAGGAATATATTTAATTACTAAGGTTAGAGTTTTAGCCTGTTGTTAATAGATCAAACTAAACGATATCGGATTCGATATTTTATTCTGCGTGATTCGACTAATATTAGCCGAAACCATATCGGCTAAAGTATACACGATTTCACCGTCAAAACAGCGTGCTGAAGAATAAACTGGGTCATAATCTCGCGCACGATTTCATTCAGACGATGCGCGATGCAGATTATTTTGccccgaacattttagtcgtcgagttcaaattaatttgttcGGGATAAAAAAAATTGTCCAAGTggttcgggcttccgaattcgtattcgcgcgagcgatgaattttaaataatcaccggacgcagcgattttcggaacaacgatgttccgaacatcacgaaaattttggaagagcccggacagataaaaataaaaatgacgtcgcactcgcgacagacgaaacagatgcgatattaaaactgCGATAGATGAAAATAATTAGACCTTAGTGTCCGTCTTATTTACTAATTtcacgtgcttaaatccgtactcgttgtcgagcggaatataaacaccaggggtgttacagccctccccccttaaaagaatctcgtcccgagattcggagcgaaagacttctaagagtagagaagcatgtaactcatgtccatatcagcgataatcgtAAGACATTTCCAAACAAAGGTGAGTGCCTCAGGATGGGGTTTCTCTAGCGGATataacatgtatcgccttaagctaatttagaaatgtccaccaatagagatgatgtctgccagaggaacacataaggttccatatgtgcagtttgctttttctaatgacactgtactatctgagtctgttgagcagGCGACAAATAcgcgattttacccaaacaggaccagatgcaacctcttgggtaaaacacacagaaagaggtttaccaacaagcggTCACGGTAAGTTCATAACACACGAgatgggtgtgaatgtcgaatacatCATAGTTAACTCGTGTTAGCTAGAAAATCCAAGTCCAAGAAAATGATAGACTCGAAAAATCACCAGCGAAGGGATCTGTAGATGCTGCCTTCATAACCAATCCATTTTATCCATCACTAGgcatggctcgacttgatcactCACGCTGGAAAAACACATGTGAGGCGTTCGAGacacgactagagcgataattaggtggttactggctgacttaatctcgattcttgaaAGTACTTTCTTCAGAGTGGGTTAAACTAGAGTGAGTTTTATCAACTCgacaaacgatctctaaactcaatctTTGATCAcaaggcagttacaagttagtaaaaccaacttgttgaactacttttgacactgagcaagtcctctcagtaccatcggtaagccaagggttcaGAGTTCACTCAGGTCGCCAGGTGATCATGcacttgggtagaaatccatttggtcatgttgttcaccCGTTTTTGCATGCGAGATGAACAGAATGGGTTCggaaatacatggattaaataggagagcgaatgaacaaacccctgcatctcaacagcagggaaagtcaatctccaatttgagagctaatcagttgtttctcAACACTAAGAAGCTCCAAGGCTTGTGTGAAGTTACTACAAAAGTCGAGGGAAAAGATACTACACATAGAAagcggtatgcccttttgatccaacggagatgatagatgttgcttgatcatttgacaaacaacatagaaattgtttcaagggaacGTCCACGAAAGATAACCATCAgggtagttccacaatggatcatgaccagagaccttgataccagcatccgaCGAGTGGCACAgtcctgtgtgcgcattcacaggaggctctcagtttcgcagcggcaccataagtcattaatcatgacaccattaccgaacTAGCACCAATAGAGAATCTCACGTAGCAAAAATAGATTGTGCCAAGACaacacattgatatagtctcataatggattacaactattatccgtgataccagcgcgtgccaagcAGCGCATCCATGTGTCGATCGTCCACatgaggccctcggtttcgtcgcaGCACCATCGGTTTTAGTTATAACGccattaccagacgtaaccaataagaaatctcacgcgacACAAATAGACTGAGCAAGGGtaacaatatacaaagagatactccacctgtaagaatggttacaagtagagagccaatagatcatggcccaatgaaatgaacaagacatggccataacctaaatttgATGGAAggcgtacgatgggagactgttacttcagcccaagcatatttctatgtccATCGCagggatcacaaggtcaaggattagtatctgattagatacggagGGAAAATAATCAtgagattaagttggtatgccttcgatagaaatGAGGAaatcaaaggcatcaaattcaagaaaatgattGGACATGTCTTTCCTGGGTTAGGTTGATAAAACAACATGGCGATCCCTAAGAACAGGCAAACTGGAATAGAGACATTAGCTTGCGCTAATCGAACAAGGGCATGGTCTAAGATGGAAATATGACTCGAGGTTCTTGTTTTAAGCTTGAGTACACTTTATGTTCAGCAAAGAAACTATCTAAGCATTCATTTGTGTGTGTTTGGCCATGGAGTGATAACGGAAAAATTCaactttgggtcatggttcactaaataagaacctagcctagttttgggtttaggcaatcaaaTTACCAATCTTTGATCAGTACATCAAGCACTAGAGCAAACACATATATCACCTAAACATATTACCTAAAGAACGGAGGACAactatttcatcgaagttcataattcaacattacaccacattatctacaatcaatggttactggaatagaggcgagagaagcattttgggtgtataggtgacaaacatgatgcaacaattaggatgcatgctcgtcctacacgtcctcactgattttgccaacataatgtggcaataacgttctataccggtggcatacttacgattCTCACGGTATTTTActagtcgtcaactacacatacgtttttgaggttagtgtacctacagaaaattccatcacagcccatgttcccatgatgcagttcacacatgacagtttatcacagtttatactccatatatttctatatggaggccagctcatcattaagcaccGAGCCACacataggcgccgttgccacactttaaccatagggcaactcattatggtaactcaccttcttaccttagcgtaggtgcgtcgttacaagtacattacacttcttagtattcccatgtctgtatacccatacacatccatggggtactgaattccagaaaagtaaatactccacatcgcaatcttcatatatacatatgtaaaacatgtatataatcGGACGCCACATTTAAACACTCCCCTAGACCGACGATTGTTTggtcatgctctcacaactcaccttacctgagcgtcgatccattcagaactgaatggcctcaaaataacaatacacatgtatgcaatacccctggttgtgggttagtggttttaaactaagccacctaatagtccttaatttagggcttaacagaggatgtcgctagcattatagtttttcaaaactgtttttcaaagccaaacaatgtgtttagttgaaaataggtttttcgaaaccaaaacttttgttttgaaaatacgtatgtgaccgtatatacttaatcctgctccgataccagctgtggcagaacctcccaagttattgggcccacatgcacctgtccttgtctcaaagacctcagacagatatgcatgtgcaccagataacttaacaggatccgtccgagtgtcccaaggacctcggataaaccacttacaaccaggatcgcaagattaagtaaacacaaatcacacaccaacattttgcagcggaaaatcttattaccaaattttacaagttacaacaagtttacattgtatttatcggagtgattacaaaagtggttTAAAGGAATAACTTTgagatgttataaattatttgtaagtttgaaatatatgctagctcaagtgaccatcctcaataagaagtatagaagaattacttagacttataagaaggccgagcccaccggcacttaacaccatcaacagcagcacaaaactataacctgaaaaacaacagggaataaaaccctgagtatggaattactcagcaagacttacccgactaaagaaaagactctcaagggtatgctggctagagggattcaaggtatggcttatcaagaatcaaagactctgttttgcagaagagcttactagtagtaaatccttatgccaaaattttacttcacaagtttagtatttttcctgaatctagatttgcctaatctagagcatccACTTGTCCTGGTCTAGCTTTCTTTTAGCCAATTCATATTTCACTTGTCAACTACGATGAGTGGTCGGAGGGTAGAGTCTCCATGaccgaggagcaacgacgattcgaaccgattatacccagctggggatccctaaccacacgacatatgtagcacttaatccttgcatatgtcaaccgttcccacagatcctccacaacgtgaaccggtccgcgctacccgggagcacagtactcctccatccagcctctagccaggagggtacacgctactcccaccatctcccacgcccagtgcgcggttgtcttttcacgtatggaatagccgggttcaggcttaccggagcatgtggctagttgcaaggtctccaccacaacaggcctacatcgaacggtccttaatcgacacagacgggcgaccacGTCTGCTCAGCGTCTGGTCTAGATGTATTCAAACCATTTTCCCATTTTTGGTACCCGACAGGGGTACTCTTTTCCAAATGATGAACCCACTCCGGCCGAAGTGGAATCATCACCATAAGTTTGCTTTGATTTTTGAAACGAAAGGCCCATAACCAATGTTCCACAATCATTCTTTTTGAAAACAAATGATTTTTTAgtttctaagcagggctaagcattatcAGTTCTTTTTATAAAACCGGGATTAAGGAGTttccaaggaatggtaatgcatcaattgtttatcacacaactcctatcacctaatgcatcagatAAGGtgaaaaagcatttaaaacacaaggaaggggcaaatgcaccgggg
It contains:
- the LOC109943430 gene encoding uncharacterized protein — its product is MATVAQLDRSASPSLFPCELDSCSPMEFAQLPAPVTSARRPALYALLVPAHAPRFPPSSLAVDSFCASSPALRCPSLASAHSSAAPCSSRSPIGRYTLASARSVGAHCLLCPWCALTSTSLLAGVFPAVDLLVCRVRLPDVPRCPSPCARSVSSRGFVLAWPLSWMCRSSVGACSRWILDIELGLEKTVLFRASLIRCSTECPTGR